A genomic region of Colletotrichum destructivum chromosome 5, complete sequence contains the following coding sequences:
- a CDS encoding Putative S-adenosyl-L-methionine-dependent methyltransferase superfamily, whose translation MHQVDTTFPHGVNVDLEADENIDDAEMQSLAGSDVDSALGESEAWPSSTASLRSSIVRAREENGRIYHGYKDGKYVLPTDQEELDRQAFQYQLCQLTFENRLNFAPVHHPHRVLDVGCGIGLWAIDFGEEHPESEVVGVDLSPVQPGFTPPNVHYEIDDLEEEWSFSRKFDYVHSMMMTGAFRDWHNFHQQAFDNLNTGGWLEIQDIDFPMRCDDGTIPPDCDLGRWNELMMEAGRRSGFLLDTCGKAAEMMTSVGFVDIVRIQFKWPINQWPRDVKHKTLGVWTEANFSVGLESMTLALFTRFMGWRKEEVWDFSARVIAEWRSVERHGYFDVYVTYGRKP comes from the exons ATGCATCAAGTGGACACAACATTCCCGCACGGAGTCAACGTTGACCTGGAAGCAGACGAG AATATCGACGACGCTGAGATGCAGAGCCTTGCAGGAAGTGACGTCGACTCTGCGCTGGGAGAG TCCGAGGCATGGCCATCATCTACTGCGTCACTTCGGTCAAGCATAGTACGGGCACGTGAGGAGAATGGCCGCATATACCACGGATACAAGGATGGGAAGTACGTCTTGCCTACGGACCAG GAAGAGCTCGACCGACAAG CATTCCAATACCAGCTTTGCCAGCTCACGTTTGAGAACAGGCTCAACTTTGCCCCAGTCCATCACCCGCACAGAGTCTTGGACGTTGGGTGCGGCATTGGGCTGTGGGCAATAGATTTTG GAGAGGAACACCCTGAATCCGAGGTTGTGGGCGTAGATCTGTCGCCTGTCCAGCCAGGCTT CACTCCACCCAACGTCCATTACGAGATTGACGATCTCGAGGAGGAATGGAGCTTTTCAAGAAAGTTTGACTATGTCCACAGCATGATGATGACCGGTGCTTTTAGGGATTGGCACAACTTTCATCAGCAAGCATTCGA CAACCTCAATACCGGAGGATGGCTTGAGATCCAGGATATCGACTTTCCGATGAGGTGTGATGACGGAACCATACCGCCAGACTGCGACCTCGGCAGGTGGAATGAGCTGATGATGGAAGCCGGTAGAAGATCCGGTTTTCTGCTGGATACCTGCGGTAAGGCAGCGGAAATGATGACCAGCGTTGGCTTCGTCGATATCGTCCGCATCCAGTTCAAGTGGCCAATCAACCAATGGCCGCGGGACGTGAAGCACAAGACACTTGGGGTCTGGACGGAGGCCAACTTCAGTGTTGGACTCGAGTCTATGACGCTGGCTCTATTCACCCGCTTCATGGGCTGGAGAAAAGAGGAAGTCTGGGACTTTAGTGCTAGGGTTATCGCGGAGTGGCGGTCCGTTGAGAGACATGGATATTTCGATGTGTATGTTACTTATGGGAGGAAACCATGA
- a CDS encoding Putative S-adenosyl-L-methionine-dependent methyltransferase superfamily, producing the protein MRAVLSCPWSRHRRILSRRLDCARPRKGAAAMNMSNSEPIEPAPPDTLDDDGLEGSDYAESLASSGFTSLASRVMRHSHEGGRPACGRRYQSFLETIYPLPNDEPEQFREEMKHQMVKRLLDDNDYLSPIGSNPQKILDVGTGTGLWAVDGECCRSLHLKPRPPNSYQVADKFPSAHVIGVDISPIQNCYAPQNVDWRIDDIQETWSPLYSGLDFVHFRSVSVTLREPVKVIHSAYENLKSGGWVEFQDAGVRIGCDDNTLPEDYAPVKFMDTFIRTFKTYFGWNLEFPNMLPEVLKDAGFVNIHYRHHKLPIGPWAKDRHQREIGLFLSKDVLWQLIRAVLVKWPQMGLTKQEAEIMEQDIRKAFENTSYHAYLPWISIWAQKPPN; encoded by the exons ATGCGAGCGGTGTTGTCATGCCCCTGGTCTCGCCACCGTCGGATTCTGTCTAGACGTCTAGACTGTGCTCGACCTCGTAAGGGTGCCGCGGCCATGAACATGTCCAACAGTGAGCCCATAGAGCCAGCTCCACCAGATACGTTAGACGATGATGGTCTTGAGGGCTCGGACTATGCAGAGTCGCTTGCATCCTCAGGCTTCACCTCGCTTGCTTCCCGTGTTATGAGACATTCTCATGAAGGCGGAAG GCCTGCCTGTGGTAGACGGTATCAATCCTTCCTAGAGACCATATACCCGTTGCCAAACGACGAGCCGGAACAGTTCCGCGAAGAAATGAAGCACCAGATGGTGAAGCGTCTTCTCGATGACAACGATTATCTATCGCCCATTGGCAGCAATCCGCAGAAGATCTTGGACGTCGGTACCGGCACTGGCCTCTGGGCCGTCGACGGTGAGTGCTGTCGAAGCTTGCACTTGAAGCCTCGACCACCTAACTCTTATCAAGTTGCGGACAAGTTCCCCAGCGCACACGTAATCGGGGTAGACATCTCGCCGATACAGAACTGTTACGCACCGCAAAACGTCGACTGGAGAATTGACGACATCCAAGAAACTTGGTCACCGTTGTACTCCGGCCTCGATTTTGTTCACTTTAGGTCGGTCAGTGTGACTCTGCGAGAGCCAGTCAAGGTCATACACTCGGCGTACGA AAACCTCAAATCAGGCGGTTGGGTCGAGTTTCAAGATGCCGGCGTCAGGATCGGGTGCGATGACAACACGCTCCCCGAAGACTACGCACCCGTCAAGTTCATGGACACTTTTATACGCACGTTTAAGACGTATTTCGGCTGGAACCTGGAATTTCCCAACATGCTGCCCGAGGTCCTAAAAGACGCTGGGTTCGTCAACATACACTATCGACATCACAAACTACCTATCGGACCGTGGGCCAAGGACCGACACCAGCGCGAAATCGGCCTTTTCCTCAGCAAGGACGTGTTGTGGCAGCTCATCCGCGCTGTGCTTGTCAAATGGCCACAGATGGGCCTGACGAAGCAGGAAGCCGAGATCATGGAACAGGACATTCGGAAGGCGTTCGAAAACACCTCATACCATGCATATCTTCCGTGGATCTCTATCTGGGCTCAAAAGCCCCCCAACTGA